A region of the Thioploca ingrica genome:
CATTCATTATTTTCAGTGACTTTAATATTGGTTGAGCCAGGCGCGATGGCCGGTATGCCCTGTTTTTTATAAATTTCACCGGCACTAATTGAACTAGAACTATACCAGTGGCCAATAACCGCAACCGCCCGATTTTGCTTGGCAATTTCCATTGCTTTGGCTTGAGCTTGATTCACATCGTTTCTATCATCAAACCGATCGAGAACAATTTTTTTACCCTGAATACCACCGGTTTGGTTAACCGTATCTAGATATAACTGGATAGCTTGGGTCATCGCCTTTCCGGCCGCTGTGTCTTTACCAGAGAGCGGGCCAACAAAAGCAATATGAATGACTTCTTGTTGTTTACTGTAGTAACTGACTATAACGAACAATAGAATAATGGCAATGAGGGCAAATCGATATCCTATTCGCATTCTGGTATGCTCAATATTTTTACTTATTAATGGGGATTGGGGTAGGTATTTATCTACTGAATAAAAATCTATAATTATTATAACTTACTTTTGGCAAATAAATAAAAAATTGGCTATTTTTATACTATTAATTAATTCTCAATATTGAGCGTCAATACTTCGGATAGTTTTAGGTAGGGTGCGTTAGGTGGTAGCCGTAACGTACCGATTTTAATAAATTTTAGCAATCGCATTAGATTTTACTCGTAACTAATTTTGATTAATAAATTAAAATGACTGCTTCTCTTGCTTCATTTGATCATCAAAGCTTTTTAGCGCATTTACCTCATAAACCAGGTGTTTACTGTATGTTAGACCAGATAGGCACCCTACTCTATGTCGGTAAAGCCAAAGATCTTAAAAAACGGCTCGCCAGTTATTTTAGGCTCTCATTATCTTCAGCTAAAACTCAAGCTTTAGTCGCTCAGATCGATCAGATTGAAGTCACAGTGACTTCGACCGAAAAGGAAGCTTTAATTCTCGAAAACACGCTGATTAAAGCGCATCAACCTCATTACAACATTTTGTTACGAGATGATAAAAGTTATCCCTTTATTTATCTATCAAAACATCCGTTTCCACGCTTAAGTTGGCATCGAGGGACACAACGTGCTAAAGGGCATTATTTTGGACCTTATCCGCATCGCCATGCCGTTCATGAAACCCTCAACTTATTACAAAAACTTTTTTTGCTGCGATCTTGTCGAGATAATTATTATCAAAACCGCTCTCGCCCTTGCTTACAGTATCAAATTAAACGTTGTAGTGCACCTTGTGTCGGTTTAATTGAGCCAGCTATTTATGGGGAAGCAGTCCAAAATGTGATACGCTTTTTAAAGGGCAAAAGTCAAACGATTGTCACCGATTTAGTCGAAAAAATGCAACTAGCGGCCCATTCGTTAGAATTTGAACAAGCTGCTAAATATCGTGACCAAATTCAGCAGTTACGCCAAATTCAACAACAACAATGTATTATTACTGATGAAGGTCATATTGATATTGTGGCGGGCGTTATAGAAAATAAGTTGGCTTGCATTCAGATATTAACAATCCGTCATGGGCAATCCGTAGGAAACCAAGCCTTTTTTCCTCATATTCCCAGTGGCGATATCGAGATCACCTCGGTGGCTCAGATACTGACGGCTTTTTTACCGCAATATTATCTGCAGGTTCAAGAGATACCCGATGAAATTGTTCTAAATAATCCTATTACTAATATGAATTTATTAGCCCAAGTGATTGGTGAACAACACGGCAAACCAATTGATATCCATTCACGAGTACGAGGAATGCGGGCACGGTGGCTTGCCATGACCTTAGAAAATGCCCGAACCTATTTGCGCCAACATCAACCTCAGCAATATCGAGAACGGTTAGCAGCCCTCAGCAAAATTCTGCATTGGGAAATCTTACCTCAACGTCTCGAATGTTTTGATGTCAGTCATAGTCAGGGTGAAGCGACTGTAGCGGCTTGTGTGGTTTTTGATGCTCATGGACCTTGTTATAAGGCGTATCGCCGTTTTAATATTAATAATGTCACTCCTGGCGATGATTATGCAGCGATGCAACAAGTGTTAACACGACGTTATAGGGCATTACTGCTGCAACCGACACTGCTGCCAGATATTATTTTTATAGATGGCGGAACCGGTCAAGTCAAGATCGCACAACAGGTGCTCGCTGAATTACAATTAAACGATATATTAATTATTGGGATTGCTAAAGGGATTCAACGTACTCCAGGTCTGGAACGCTTAATTTTACCTCAAGAAAAAACACCCCTGAGATTACCGAAAGATTCACCGGCTTTACACTTGATTCAATTTATTCGTGATGAAGCACATCGTTTCGCCATTACCGCACACCGCCAACGACGTGCCAAAATTCGACGGACTTCGGTCTTAGAAACGATTGCCGGAATTGGTCCGAAACGTCGGCAACGGTTACTCAACTATTTTGGAGGCTTAGCCGGTATTTCTCAGGCTACTGTAGAGGATTTAATGGCTGTACCCGGCATTGATCAATCGTTAGCACAGAAAATTTACCAGTTGTTTAAATCCACGTGAACATACCCATTTTTTTGACTTTATTAAGAATAATTCTTATTCCGGTATTTGTAGCTCTCTTTTATCTACCTTGGAAGGGAGCCAACGAGTTAATGACTTTAATATTTGCGCTAGCGGCACTGACTGACTGGTTTGATGGTTATTTAGCTAGGCGCTGGAATCAAACCTCAGCATTTGGTGCTTTCTTAGATCCGGTGGCTGACAAGTTAATGGTAGCCGTTGCTTTAGTTTTGTTAGTGCAAGCTCATCCCACTCCCTGGATGGCTATTCCGGCAGCGGTTATTATTGGGCGTGAAATTACTATTTCCGCTTTACGTGAATGGATGGCGGAAATTGGTCAACGTGCTCAAGTGGCGGTATCCAAAATTGGGAAGATTAAAACAACTGCACAAATGGCGGCTTTGTTAATGTTGCTTTACCGAGAACCATTTATGGGACTGCCTATTTACCCCATCGGTATTATCTTATTGTATATAGCGGCGGTGTTAACTTTATGGTCAATGATGCTCTATTTAAGGGCAGCTCTACCGATTATATTCAATAATAACCGAATTTGAAATGAATATTCTTACCTTGTACTGGATATAGCTCAAGAACGGTTTGGGTAGAAATTAAATCTCAATAACATTAGGAGGTTTCAATCCTTGTTGTACTGGATATAGCTCAAGAGCTTAGCTTCTGCAACAGCTACTCCGAATGGTGGTGCGTTTCAATCCTTGTTGTACTGGATATAGCTCAAGAGCGTGAATACGGTGAATGGTGGTGGTGGGGAATTAAGGTTTCAATCCTTGTTGTACTGGATATAGCTCAAGAGCTCCAATTGTTCTGACGTGGTAATGAGTATGATTGATAAGTTTCAATCCTTGTTGTACTGGATATAGCTCAAGAGCCGGTTCGCACTCCAGTGGAGTGGGTACGATATCAAGTTTCAATCCTTGTTGTACTGGATATAGCTCAAGAGCCGTATACTTTCTGCTCTTCCGGTCAACATCTCTAGTTTCAATCCTTGTTGTACTGGATATAGCTCAAGAGCTTAATTGTGTCAGGAGTACCGGTATGAGTATCTTCGTTTCAATCCTTGTTGTACTGGATATAGCTCAAGAGCTTGCTTTTATCATATACCCCCCACTATGTCTATATCGTTTCAATCCTTGTTGTACTGGATATAGCTCAAGAGCTATGACTGGTACAGTAACAGACCCGTCAATTGTTTAGTTTCAATCCTTGTTGTACTGGATATAGCTCAAGAGCCATTAATTTCCTTCTAACTACTGAACAATCGCAGTTTCAATCCTTGTTGTACTGGATATAGCTCAAGAGCCCGCATTGGCTCATCAGTATGAAGGAAACTATGGTTTCAATCCTTGTTGTACTGGATATAGCTCAAGAGCAGAAACCTTAACCTGAAAGCCTTTATATTTCCCAAGTTTCAATCCTTGTTGTACTGGATATAGCTCAAGAGCGCCATCGTCTGGGAAAAAGCTTTTTATTGAGGTTTCAATCCTTGTTGTACTGGATATAGCTCAAGAGCTTCTCGTCATCGGTCTTAGGGCTGGCCAATACTCTGTTTCAATCCTTGTTGTACTGGATATAGCTCAAGAGCAAGAGTTTGGACAGCAGAGTTAGCATCAAGCCCCCTGTTTCAATCCTTGTTGTACTGGATATAGCTCAAGAGCTTTAAAATAATTTAACTTAGGATTATCCAATTTTTGTTTCAATCCTTGTTGTACTGGATATAGCTCAAGAGCTATACATGTAAACTGGGGTGCTCCTGGTAGTTAGTTTCAATCCTTGTTGTACTGGATATAGCTCAAGAGCGGGGATGTGACCAAGGCTAAAGGAGTATCCGGTTTTTGTTTCAATCCTTGTTGTACTGGATATAGCTCAAGAGCAGTTCTGGTGTGCCAGTGCTATTCAAATTGAACGGGGTTTCAATCCTTGTTGTACTGGATATAGCTCAAGAGCCGGAGCTCCTACCCAGTGACATCCGCTTGTAGTTTCAGTTTCAATCCTTGTTGTACTGGATATAGCTCAAGAGCTTGCATTAGAAACATCAGTAATCCCAAAAAAATTGGGTTTCAATCCTTGTTGTACTGGATATAGCTCAAGAGCCTGTTAAACAACCAGTAGAAGTAATTGATCAACCAGGTTTCAATCCTTGTTGTACTGGATATAGCTCAAGAGCTTTTGAACATTCGGTAGTGGCGGTGGACAATGTAAAGTTTCAATCCTTGTTGTACTGGATATAGCTCAAGAGCTTTTGATATGCCCTTTTTTTTCAATTTCTGATAACCGCGTTTCAATCCTTGTTGTACTGGATATAGCTCAAGAGCCAAAACCCGGATGTTACTTTTGCTAATGACGATTGGAAGTTTCAATCCTTGTTGTACTGGATATAGCTCAAGAGCTATATGGTAGATGATGAATATGGTGTGACCACAATTGTGTTTCAATCCTTGTTGTACTGGATATAGCTCAAGAGCATGATCACCGCTTTGAGAGAACTGTTAGAACCTACATAGTTTCAATCCTTGTTGTACTGGATATAGCTCAAGAGCAAGTTTTCGATTTAAGATAGATGCCGATGATGATGGTTTCAATCCTTGTTGTACTGGATATAGCTCAAGAGCTTTCTGCATAAAAGTCGGAATCTTTATCTAGAACAGGTTTCAATCCTTGTTGTACTGGATATAGCTCAAGAGCGGTTGAAAAACTTGAACTCACCGATGTAACAGGCAAGTTTCAATCCTTGTTGTACTGGATATAGCTCAAGAGCTTTTTAGCGCTGCTAACGATGTGTATCATTCTACGGGTTTCAATCCTTGTTGTACTGGATATAGCTCAAGAGCGTATAGTACAGTATAGTATAGTATAGTATATCCGAGTTTCAATCCTTGTTGTACTGGATATAGCTCAAGAGCTTCATGCTTACCTCTAATTCCTGTTCAACATTGTTTCAATCCTTGTTGTACTGGATATAGCTCAAGAGCTCTGTACTCCTGCCAAACATTATTTTCCACATCAGTTTCAATCCTTGTTGTACTGGATATAGCTCAAGAGCGCAACGGCTATGTCACCACCTGCAGCAATCGTATCGGGTTTCAATCCTTGTTGTACTGGATATAGCTCAAGAGCTCCGTATTTTGAACCTCGAATAAATCGTAGCAAAAACGTTTCAATCCTTGTTGTACTGGATATAGCTCAAGAGCCGCCATCTGGCAAGGTAATTCCCAGCGCCCAACAAGTTTCAATCCTTGTTGTACTGGATATAGCTCAAGAGCGAACAGGAGTAGGAGATTGAAAATTCTCAAGAGGCCTGTTTCAATCCTTGTTGTACTGGATATAGCTCAAGAGCTATTTTTTCGGTATTTCTAAAAAGGGGGATTTTACGTGTTTCAATCCTTGTTGTACTGGATATAGCTCAAGAGCCTGTCCCTCTGGTTGGAAAATTGTTCGTTTGTAGTTTCAATCCTTGTTGTACTGGATATAGCTCAAGAGCCCATCAAAAGTTTCGTAAGCCGAACGTCCTGAAGGGTTTCAATCCTTGTTGTACTGGATATAGCTCAAGAGCCTTGTGGGGTTTTCCCAACTCGGGCAGTTCAGTTGTTTCAATCCTTGTTGTACTGGATATAGCTCAAGAGCTTTATATTCTTTCTGAGAGCCGTTTAATTTTAGAAGTTTCAATCCTTGTTGTACTGGATATAGCTCAAGAGCAATTCTTCGCGGGAACGTTTGCAGGTGACTTATTGAAGTTTCAATCCTTGTTGTACTGGATATAGCTCAAGAGCAATAATATCATTCATCAAGACCCCCAATAGATACAAGTTTCAATCCTTGTTGTACTGGATATAGCTCAAGAGCTTGGGAATCGGCAGCCTTGGCACGAGCAGAATAGTAGTTTCAATCCTTGTTGTACTGGATATAGCTCAAGAGCCAGTTTCATCGGTTTCAACTACCGGTTCATCGGTTTCAAGTTTCAATCCTTGTTGTACTGGATATAGCTCAAGAGCTAGTTAGCAAAAGGCTTTGAATATTAGAGCCTTATACGTTTCAATCCTTGTTGTACTGGATATAGCTCAAGAGCATGTACACAATACCCGAAGGCGGAGGTTCTGAATACGTTTCAATCCTTGTTGTACTGGATATAGCTCAAGAGCGGTTCACCGAGGCAAATTATAATCTGCCTTCCCTTAAAAGTTTCAATCCTTGTTGTACTGGATATAGCTCAAGAGCCCCAAACGCTCACGAAAAAGTTTTCGAAGCCGATCAGTTTCAATCCTTGTTGTACTGGATATAGCTCAAGAGCATTATCTTTTTTCACCTTCTGAGTTTAAAACTCTGTTAGTTTCAATCCTTGTTGTACTGGATATAGCTCAAGAGCCTTAACCCAGACCGTTAAGTTGGCAATTGCACCTGAATGTTTCAATCCTTGTTGTACTGGATATAGCTCAAGAGCCGATGCCTATCACTTTCTCAAATAAAAACATGAAATTATAAAAAAACACTCCACCTTAATTGGCTTCAAAATCACCCCCAAATTTACTTAAAATAACCGATTTTACTCCCTCTCTGCAGCCAAAAATAGAGAAATTATCATTTTAATTCAATTAATTAATGAAACACCACCGCTAAACCAAAATAATTTGGTCTCAGCAGTTTACGTATAAAATATAATGTTAAATAACAATTATAAATTATTCAAAACGTTAATTCAGATAACCCTTTAAACACAAATATTTCGATAACAACAATCTATACAATGCGTTTTCTGAGTTGTTCGCTTTGGCAAACGTTCAGATTGAATGGTAGCGAAAATTTCATCCAATATCAACTGAATTTCCTCTTGATGTTCAGAATTAACCGGCACCTCGTAAAGCTTATATTTACCTCGAATGTAAGCGACAAAACCTTTATTTACTTTTTTTCCATACACGACTTCTACCAATAAAGCATAAATCCGAATTTGAATTTGGTGAGTTTTAAAAACAATATCGCGTTCATTGGGTACAGTATATTTGTAATCTAAAGGCGCTAATGAACCATCCCTAAGCCATAATACTTCATCTACAATTCCTCGTAACCGTAATTGAGGTGAAGCGAGGTAAACGCCAATTTGTTTGTCAATAACTCCTATTTTTCGCCGTAAATAGGTTTTATTCTCCGTTTCTCTTCGGGCATGTATTTCTCTGCCTTTTAATACTTTATAACGGCTTTCCTCGTGTTGAGGAATATGCTGCACATTCATAAACCAAGTAAATCGCGGACACCAAATATGTTCTAACACTTCGGTTGGTGTTAGCATGGGTGTCGAGTTAATATCAACTTCAGTTATCATAAAAATAAAGCTTTTACTTCATCAGTGACTAATTTTTCATCAAAAGCTTGTCCTAAGGTTTGAACTTTTTTGAAATCGGCTTGGCACAATGGAAATACATAGACTGAATCGGTCTGTTCGTCAATTAAATCCTCAAATTGCAGGGTTAACTCATCTAAGCGATTCCGTTCAATAGTGCCCAGAAAAACGGATTTTTGGACTCGATAAAGTCCGGCTTCTTTGCATAACTTCGCAATTCGACCTCGTGCTTTATCAATCGTGACATCATAAATAATCCACACCAAGGTTTCTGTTGATTTCATTGATTTTTATCTATCAATTGGTTAGCGATATGGTGACAATCTAACTGAACAATTTCACGACGTTGAACTTGCCGACGATTATAATGTATCTTTTCATCTAAAAAATTGACCAATGAATTGAGCAGGACTGCCTTGCCATCCTGATTTAAGGTTAAACCATTGTGCAATTTGTCAAACAGATTTTGTTTTATTTGACGATTAGCAAACAAATTCACGACAGATTCATCTGCCCAAATTCGGTAACACTCAATTAAATCAAAAACGAAGGATTGTTTATTATAATCATCCGTATGAATAAACCCAACATAGGGATCCAATCCGGCTA
Encoded here:
- a CDS encoding CRISPR-associated protein, Cas4 family, translating into MITEVDINSTPMLTPTEVLEHIWCPRFTWFMNVQHIPQHEESRYKVLKGREIHARRETENKTYLRRKIGVIDKQIGVYLASPQLRLRGIVDEVLWLRDGSLAPLDYKYTVPNERDIVFKTHQIQIRIYALLVEVVYGKKVNKGFVAYIRGKYKLYEVPVNSEHQEEIQLILDEIFATIQSERLPKRTTQKTHCIDCCYRNICV
- a CDS encoding CDP-diacylglycerol--glycerol-3-phosphate 3-phosphatidyltransferase, with the translated sequence MTLIFALAALTDWFDGYLARRWNQTSAFGAFLDPVADKLMVAVALVLLVQAHPTPWMAIPAAVIIGREITISALREWMAEIGQRAQVAVSKIGKIKTTAQMAALLMLLYREPFMGLPIYPIGIILLYIAAVLTLWSMMLYLRAALPIIFNNNRI
- a CDS encoding excinuclease ABC subunit C — encoded protein: MTASLASFDHQSFLAHLPHKPGVYCMLDQIGTLLYVGKAKDLKKRLASYFRLSLSSAKTQALVAQIDQIEVTVTSTEKEALILENTLIKAHQPHYNILLRDDKSYPFIYLSKHPFPRLSWHRGTQRAKGHYFGPYPHRHAVHETLNLLQKLFLLRSCRDNYYQNRSRPCLQYQIKRCSAPCVGLIEPAIYGEAVQNVIRFLKGKSQTIVTDLVEKMQLAAHSLEFEQAAKYRDQIQQLRQIQQQQCIITDEGHIDIVAGVIENKLACIQILTIRHGQSVGNQAFFPHIPSGDIEITSVAQILTAFLPQYYLQVQEIPDEIVLNNPITNMNLLAQVIGEQHGKPIDIHSRVRGMRARWLAMTLENARTYLRQHQPQQYRERLAALSKILHWEILPQRLECFDVSHSQGEATVAACVVFDAHGPCYKAYRRFNINNVTPGDDYAAMQQVLTRRYRALLLQPTLLPDIIFIDGGTGQVKIAQQVLAELQLNDILIIGIAKGIQRTPGLERLILPQEKTPLRLPKDSPALHLIQFIRDEAHRFAITAHRQRRAKIRRTSVLETIAGIGPKRRQRLLNYFGGLAGISQATVEDLMAVPGIDQSLAQKIYQLFKST
- a CDS encoding CRISPR-associated protein, Cas2 family translates to MKSTETLVWIIYDVTIDKARGRIAKLCKEAGLYRVQKSVFLGTIERNRLDELTLQFEDLIDEQTDSVYVFPLCQADFKKVQTLGQAFDEKLVTDEVKALFL